The DNA window TCTAAAGTCACATATTCTGTTATCCTTATTGTATTTCCATtgtaaattcctatgtccacatctATAATGGGAATTGACCATGTAAACATGTCATGTTGTAAGCCCACCAGTGGTGGCACTGCAGCACTCCCACTGTGGAAAGGATGTAACTATAACGTGACAAATTTACACAGgcattttccattataaatattgACATGGGACCTTATAATGGAAGAAGCTGACGGGAGGTGTGTGTATGCATAACTCTCGCTCTTCCCCCAACAATTGAACCCGCTTACAGTAAGTTCCTTCGCCCTAACGCTTCTGGAAAATAAATTGTGTTAATTTCACTCTGACCATCAAGCCCCCAccttaccccctccccccaccccacccgaaaGATATCAATATTGCCGCAGTAAAAGTTACATCTAAGGGCTGATTGCCCAAATGGGAGTTCTCAACATGGACCATCACCTGTTAGTGGAACGAACAGGAGGTTGTGGCTGTACTCCCTGCGATTTCATTCACATCAACTGGCAGACAATAAGATGGGCGCCTACAATGTCCCAGTTGTGTGTGCCAGCGGGTGAGGACCTGGGGCAGACCATATGCTTGGAAAGTCGGCCCTGGGATGTCTTTGAAATGTACAATTTAGAAATCCAAATTTGTTTTCAGTTGCAGGTACGGTTTGACACTGGCTCCAAGTCACAGGGCTGTGACAAGGAAGAGTTAATCCCAGGGGACCCAGCCAGCAGGGAGCAGGGTGCAAGCCCAGTGAACCCAGCTCTGGAATTGTCCCCTGAAGCAGGAGAATCAATTGTCCAGACTCTAACCAACACGTCCTCCATTTTCTCCAACGAGCGAAGGGTTAAAGGCCTGGCCCACAGTGATTCAAGGAAGACTAAAGCAGTTAAACTGGTCGTGCCAAACAAGGCGTGCAAGCCCCCAAGGCGGGTTGTGCTCCTGGGGGGCGCTGAGGACCATGGGGACCGTCCCCTGGCCACCCCCGAGTATAACACCACCCTGGTACTGGGGCAGGAGCTGCAGCAGCTGAAGGAAGTGGGCTTTGACGCAAGGAGAGCTGCCACAGAGCAGCTGAAGAGGTCATCGGTGACGCGGCAATGCGTGGAAGGGAAAGTGGCAGAAGGTAAAAAGAGAATGGGCTGTGATATTGGTTCAGAGAATGACTCCAGCTTGCTAAAGGCCTAACTGattgggcgggggggggtggggggggggggggggtatggttTGTGAGGGGCGAGAGACTATGTTACCCATCTGCCAGGGCCTGCTGATATTTGGCTGGCgtggaaaatatttttaaaagggctAAATTATGACGACAGGTTGCACAGACCAAGCTTGCCTTTCTTTGAATAGCGAAGATTAAGTGGTaacctaattgaggtatttaaggtgattaaaggagttgatagagtagattgggagaaactgggGGGGgcgtggagtccagaacaaggggccagaACGTTAAAATTAGAGCCAGCCTGTCCAGGGGTGATCTCAAGAAGCACTTGTTCACACAAagaggagtggaaatctggaactcttctcccccaaaaagctgttgagaccgggggtcaattgaaaatttcaaaacagagattgctagatttaattaagggttacagaagcaaggtaggtaaatggagctaaggtacagatcagccacaatttaATTGAATGACAGAAAAGGTTCGAGGAGTTGAACGGCCTCCCCAGATCCTATGTTCCTGTGTGCCACTGCCCCGATCACAGTGAGCGAGGCTCTTAAACTGATATCGTGCAGGTCTGGGGATGTGGAATGAATTGGAGAGCAAGTGGTTACAGAATGGCGCTGGCGGAGGAGGCGAAGGTTGAGCCCCTTCTCCACGGAATATATATGGTGCATATGTGGGGGAGTAGGTGAACAAGAGGGAAGAGGAGAGTCCAGCGCACTTGAAAACAAgaatatggaaggagagagagagaaagtcaatcATTTCTTTCCTGTTTGTCCTCCAGACCTGGAGCCAGAAATTACCAATCTGCAAATTCCCTCCATGCAACAGCAGTTAaactcttaaataaaaacaaaaaaatgttggaaatactcagcaggtcttgcagtatctgtggagaagagaaacagagttttaacatctcggggtggggtgggggggggatgatgggtgaacagaacttggtgcaagttaggacacaggccagcagagatttggatgtcatagtcatacagtacagaaacaggcccttcagcccatcgtgtctgtgccggccatcaagcacctgtctattctaatcccaatttccagcacttggcccgtagccttgtatgctatggcatttcaagtgctcatctaaatacttcttaaatgttgtgatagttcctacctctaccacctcttcaggcagtgcgttccagattccaaccaccctctgagtgaaaaattgttttcctcaaatccccaataaacctcctgccccttaccttaaatctgtgccccctggttattgacccctctgctaaggaaaaaaagtttcttcctatctaccctatcaatgcccctcataattttgtataccttaatcatgtcccccctcagccttctctgctctaaggaaaacaaccctagcctttttggtctctcttcatagctgaaacgctccagcccaggcaacattttggtgaatctcctctgcaccctctccagtgcaatcacatccttcctatagtgtggtgcccagagctgtacacagtactccagctgtggcctaactatcgttttatacagctccatcataacctccctgctcttatattctatgcctcggctaataaaggcaagtatcccatatgccttcctaaccaccttatctacctgtgctgctgccttcagtgatctatggacaagtacaccaaggtccctctgaccttctgtacttcctacagtcctaccatccattgtatattcccttgccttgttagtcctcccaaaatgcatcacctcacacttctcaggattaaattccatttgccactgctccgcccatcttaccagcccatctatatcgtcctgtaatctaaggctttcctcctcactatttacaacaccatcaattttcatgtcatccatgaacttactgatcatacctcttatattctcgtctaaatcattaatgtacactacaaacagcaagggtcccagcggtACACTAcaggtcacaggctttcactcgcagaaacaaccatcaccctctgcctcctgccactaagccaattttggatccaatttgccaaattgccctggatcccatgggctcttaccttcttaaccaatgcgGGACTtcatcaaaggccttactgaagtccatgtagactacatcaactgctttatcctcatctacacatccagttacctcctcgaaaaattcaatcaagttagttcaagTTTAGGGAGGGTGAAGGTGGGAGACACTGGAATAGCAGAGTCTGGAGGTAACCAAGACATGAGGGATGAGGGATTTCGGTTCAGAGCCAGAATGGAGCTCCCTCATCTGACGGGTTAGATGAGAACCACCGTGACCCATGTGTTCTGTTGCAGGCCTGAACGTGCCAAAGGACCTGCAACGTTACAAAGGGCTGGTCAGCTTGGAGGTGCCTGTGGATGAGGTGCTGAGTATGGCAGTGCAGGAGAAAATGCTGCTCGTCAAACCGAGGGCGGAAAGTAAGAAGGTAACAAAGAGGCCCGCTTGAACAGAGTTAGTTCCTCTCTTCTTCCATCGGAGGAAGAGTAAGGGgcgtcccaaaacgctttacatcCAACTATATACTTTTttgagaagtgtagtcactgtcgtgatgtaggaaacacagcagccaagttgcgcacagcaagatcccacaagccgcAATGTGGTAATGACAAGAGAgccctgtttttagtgatgttggttgagggataaacattggcccaggacactggggagaactcttccctgctcttctttgaatattgtCATGAGCTCAGGAAATATAAAATCATCCACTTTGGATTCGGGAATACGGATCAGAGTGAGAAAATGTTGCACCCACATTCCAGCGTAATCTCACAGCCAGCACAAACGATCAGGGAGTAAAAGGTCAGCTGGGGGGGGGGTCTATTTGCATAAATAGCAAACAaacagtggacaggtacaaaaaataatcaaagtcAGAATGGATATTGGCTTTTATCTCAaggaggctggaatacaaaggggtgaaaGGATTTTCATTGTCtcttccttccctccgtcactttcTCCTTTCAACTGTCCCCTGACTCCAACTGTGTTCCATAGCTTTTCCCCTAAACCAGTATACAAGCCCCACAGAGCTGAAGTTCCACGTGCCGTCAAGCAACCATAGCCAGCATTTGAGGCAGGGTGGAGTATAAAGCTAAAGGAAGTGGCTTACGCTAATGCCATGCACAGCAGCAATCCAGTGCTTTGGGAGAAATGTGGAAAGcaacaagggggagctcaaaagaaAATAGTAAGAGCTGCAAAAAGGGGAAAATGAAAAAATAAAACGTGTGACTAATGGAAAAAgttgcatttaaatagcgcctttcatgacctcaggatgtcgcaatgtgctttacagccaatgaagcactttggaagtgtagtcactgttgttatgtcgcAAAGGCTAATAGTAAAAGATTTTATAAATACATTATGAGTAAGAGCGATGTGGGCTCATTAAAGACAAATGAGCTGACATCTAATAGACAAGGAAATGGCAGTTTTTGTAAGTGAGTGCTTTATCAGTTTTCATCTTCGAGAAAGAGGATAAAATACCAGTGACAGAtgggaaaataaaaataaattatggGGAAGGAACCTATTGGATTTAATTTTAGTAACATAAtgataatggagaaaataatgggacttaaaataaataaattcttcAGGACTTGATGGTTTCCACCCCAGCGCCTCAGAAGTAGCGAGTGAGGGAATTGCAAAAGCGTTAATTTGTTTTTGCACTTGCGGCAGGTTGTCGGTACAGAAGCCCCTGACCTGATGATATTCTACGATCCCCTGGAGCTGTTGACTGAGAGTCCCTACCTCGCCGTGGAGGGCCTGCCAGCACTGAAGGTGCAGGCACAGCCGAAACCCGCAGCTTCATCATTTGACCTTTATCGGAAGCTGCAACAGTGGGAGGCCTAGCAGCCGGAGGATTGCAGTTTGGAAAGCTGTGGGAGTGTgtattctgtaaaaaaaaaagcatagaTAATATAATATTTATTAGTCCTTTCACTTTGTATAAAGTCTTTCCCAATTGTATTTATGATAACTGGCAGATTTTGCAACATCTCAGGACTAGACATCGCATAAAGCCAGGAGGCAAGCAAAGCATTTTAACATTAAAATATAAACGCGTGGTGCCAGGAGGAGGTTTTCGTCATTTTGTGCTGCTTATTTAAGTGTTCCAAAGATCTTCCGAGACCATTAACGTATCTCAAGTCACTTGTGGTGTTCTGAATTAGGATTTACCCATAAGTGAGGCAACGGTGCTGTGAACAGCCCCTGTCCAATTCTCCAGGCTCATGAAGTTCAAATCAGTTAGTaagaaatataaaagcaaatagGATTTTGAGAGGTtctgccccacctccacctccactcTGAAACCACTGGTTTTGTCATCCCTGGGAGAATTGAGAGAAATTCATCAATGCTCTCTTGTCATTGCCTCACCAGAAAGATACCAGGCCTGTTCTTCAGGTtcctttggggggggggtgggggggttggtagaGGGCGGTATGGGTGCGACATTTGGTGTCACTGTCATTGAGGAGAAATGAAGCAGCCCAGGTTCCCACTTGGAATCACCATCAAGAAAACTAATGCACCCGATCGCTGCCGGAagttgtcccaaagcatttcacctcCAACAGGTCACTTGTCAAGTCCCATCACCATTGTTAGGTAGTCATTGTtgtagtcaatttgcacacagcaagctcccacaccagcaaatgagacaaatgaccagttaatctgattTTGGCAGTGGTGGCTGAGGAAGGaacgttgaccaggacactgggagaatttcCCCTCTCCCCGTTCTTAGCATCCAGCTCTGTTGGAGAATTTGCATTTCTCACATCAGGTGAGGGTGGAAGTGGGCTAGGGTCCAATTCCCCGGCACAAGCATCCTGTTCCTTGATGGGTACTTTGCCATCATTTAATTGCTCTTACCCTCTTGCAGTTGAACAACATTTTTAAGTCCTTAACCACAAGCGATGCAACCACTCATCTCTTCAATGTATGATGCCAATTTTAACAATGTAGATTTTGTATTTTGTCACATGGCAAActgatgtgtttttttaaaaattaaaggtCAGATTCTTTTATCAATTTACAGTTTTCAAAGTGTGGTCGTGTTCTTGAACAGGTCAAAGTGACTTTCAGTGGAGTGCTGAGGGCTTGTTACCCATTTGAATCAATATTTCCATTCCTGTAGCACCTCTTAGCAGCTCTCAGTGCTTCACACAACAgttattttttgaagtgcagtgactgtcgTTATGTAGGAAAGTACGGCAGCCAATCTGCACCAAGCAACTTGAAACGGAATTGAAATGAATAATCAGTTAATATTTTTTTTTTGGTGATATTGATTTGAGGGAGAATCGGTGGCTGTAACAACAACTATACTCTTAGAATAGTGCCCTAAGATCTTTGACAGCCCATTGGTtgaaagtgccatcttttggacctATTATGGGGAATGTAGATaactacatgaaggagaaaggaataggaggacaTGTGGAaagagtgagatgaagtaaggaagctcatgtggatcatgaacactggcatggaccagttgggcagaATTACATGTTTATGGGCTGTAAATTCGTTTTAATTTAACGTCGGATTTAGCATCTCGTAGGAAGGATGgagtctctgacaatgcagcaatcctctGGCACTGCACAGAGCATCAGCCCAAGATTTTGCATTAACAATCTAGAgtgaggtttgaacccacaaccttctgactcggagactATCACCTGAGCCCTGTTAACGTCCTATTATCCACCATGTATTGAGTTACATGttacgagtcgctc is part of the Heterodontus francisci isolate sHetFra1 chromosome 48, sHetFra1.hap1, whole genome shotgun sequence genome and encodes:
- the ppp1r35 gene encoding protein phosphatase 1 regulatory subunit 35, with product MKIDILAFPAKMYAPENYTDEDSLPIRAVPRPLLVGPDQMDSLSDLDVSLTPDKISKSTGILKKREGPNGDVMSGRVGRRQLQVRFDTGSKSQGCDKEELIPGDPASREQGASPVNPALELSPEAGESIVQTLTNTSSIFSNERRVKGLAHSDSRKTKAVKLVVPNKACKPPRRVVLLGGAEDHGDRPLATPEYNTTLVLGQELQQLKEVGFDARRAATEQLKRSSVTRQCVEGKVAEGLNVPKDLQRYKGLVSLEVPVDEVLSMAVQEKMLLVKPRAESKKVVGTEAPDLMIFYDPLELLTESPYLAVEGLPALKVQAQPKPAASSFDLYRKLQQWEA